In Citrus sinensis cultivar Valencia sweet orange chromosome 3, DVS_A1.0, whole genome shotgun sequence, the sequence tgaaaggaatGATAACTTTCAATCTTTCAACTCTGTGAATAAATATAGAGGATGGGTTGGTATGTCATCTAACCACAATACAAAATAAGTGTGATCGAATCTAACTTAGTAAGTGCGTAGTGAGTAAAGCCATTATTGGCTATTGGAGTGTGTTGTATCTTGACTTATTTTAGCCTCTTCATGCTTCTCTCTTGGACAAATTTATTACTTCCTGTGAACCAGTCTCAGCCTTTGTTTTCATCTACTTCTAGCCTCAACTTGGTTAACAAGTCCAAGAgagaatattatatatatatatacaatgaACCCCGGTTCTAGTTCACAGGAAGTAAATAGTTTCTAGTTCACAGGATAGCCATTATTGGTGGCTATTGGAGTGTGTTGTATCTTGGACAAATACACAGTAAAGCGTATAATCAAGATAAACATCCTTTGTTTTCATCTACTTCTAGCCTCGAACTTGGTTGCTTCAGCTTCTACGCAATCAACTTTATCGAAACATTTTGTAGGCTTTATGGCTGTTACTATAAACTTGCCttcagaatttctaattaCAATACCCAAGCCTACAAAATTGCCTCAGCTTCAGCTACTGATAATTGAGAACTTCCCTTtttgttcttaaaaaaatacaaaattctaTTTTCCACACGCTGTTTGAATGTAAAGCTCTCAGAAAACTTAGTGACTCGTATCTTTTAGAGACGAAGTAAAAGCTCTGAAGTATAAAGATTTACTGTTAGCTGTGGCTGAAAGAAGAAGCAAGATTGAACTGGAGCTCATAGTTGCACTCTGTTGGAATATATGGCAGTCAAGCAATTGATTAGTTATTTAAGGTTTTctctattttcaatttaaaaaagtaatgtgaaatttttataaataaattttgagaagGGCGTGGACTTACACATTTTGGTGGGGGAAATATCCAACCCAACAGCAAATTGACATCATGCTCCTTTTAGTTTActttaaatacatatattttatttaactttcaaATATATACAGAAAGGTCCTAGAGCATAAGCaactatgaaattgagaacCGAGTTCACTGCTGAAATAGCAAAATGAGAGCGTTCGGTGCGTTTCAGAGAAGTTCATTGCTattgagaagaagaagagcaaaCAACGAACCGTACGCTCTGGTTCCCTCCGGTTCTTTCTGTACGGACAATGGATTCGAGACTACTAGCAACGGCAGCTCAAGAGTCAGCATCTTCGATCGCCACCTCAAACGCAAACAAGTAagttcaaatttaaaagattgaaaacaaaaaaaaaaaaatccttaatttaTAACATTTCATCAGTAATAGttaaagaaatttgaaatttttggcTGAATTcgcttttcaatttattagtattgaagaaaacaaagattttTTGTGACTTTGAGTTATACGACATCGTATTAGCTGAGCAGTCGCAGTTATATTATGCTTTTGGTTTAGTTTAGCATATGTGTTAATTGTATGATAAGTTTTAGGGTTTAGAGAGCCTCAGTATTAGCTCTAATGTTAGTTGCTTCTGGTGGCAGCGGGATCGAGCTGCATGGTTGACGCGTCCAAATGACTCTTTTGTAGATGCTGTTGCAGAGAATCTATTAGATCGATTGGAGGTACAAGTTGTGCTTATAAGTTTATGTTCTTTGATATCTCTATCATTGTCGTTGCTATTATTGTGATAATCTCTTAAAAAGGAGACTTTGTATATCAATGCTTTAAATCTACGGAAAATTGGTATTAATCTTCGATTATGTTGCCATGTTTGATAATATTTCCTAAAAGTGCTTCTTTACTCTTTGTTTtggtctctctctcttttttttttttttgttcttttgatAATCCTGGGTTGTTTTATAATGAGTGAGCCATGTGCTTGCTTTTTTGTAGGATTGTAGGAAAACATTTCCTACGGCATTATGTTTAGGGGGTTCTATGGAGGCTGTAAGGCGATTGTTACGTGGCcgtggtgagaataaatttaacaatttactttctctttcaGCTTTGTAAACAGCTCTTGCTAATGTTTTGGTATGATGATCTTTATTCAATGATAGTATATAAATCGCAAGGATGTGGTTGTTTTTACATAATGCcttactattatttaaaaaaaaaaaatacagtagTTTTTGAGTTGGATGCTGTTAATACGATCAGCAGATGGGAAGCAGTGCTTTTGTAGAATTTTAAGATGCTACTTATCCTGGGATATTGCTGTTAAGATGGATCTGTCAGAACTGAATGGAAGCTAAATATGGTTCATAATATTATGGGAAGAGTTGAGCAATTATCATCTTTTACGATCTTATAAGAGGAAACATCTTAAACAGTCTTCTGTATataatgaaataagaaaaaaaaaaaaatcatattggTTGTATATGTGCAAAGATAACTTCCTAAAGCTGTAACTACATTGCTTATGGTTTATGTACTTGATGTAGGACAGCTTGGTGAGTTTACTTGTTAGCTATCTAAtgcaatttaatgaaatatttggaCACTGAAGGATTTTGTAGAATGGAAAAGACTTAATATCTTTTGACTTACTGTTTGTGCATTGTTGTGAAATTGACATAGTATTACACATGAGTACCTGAGTATGATTGTATACCAATAGGTCAATAGGTCCTCTTTGGGCTGCTAGATGTTGAAATAATTGAggcaaaaatattttattcaattgtCTGCTTGTGTCATTGTTTGAAAGGGAACTTGTTTTTGGGCTGTCAATGTTACTTATTTGTTAGTTTATTTCTAGGGTTTTTTTGTTAGGGATATTCTGTATTGGATTTCATTTCCTCTTGGCTCTGTTATGGCCTCTAATATAACCTTTTCATCTGgtctttctctttctcattTCCTTCcgctcctttttttttttttaatgcctTTGTTGTCTCTTCCTATCTTTGCTTATTTCCTGCTTCTTTATCAGTTGTCCtgcagaaagaaaattttgagttttggaGGTGGTTTATTGAAACTTTGAACCATAGGGTAACCACTGAATTGGGGATAATGGTAAGAACCAGTAAAGAAAGACTctttttagtattaaaaagtcaaaatcttCATCTTGTTAGGTGAGACTTATTTGGAAATTAGAGCATACTGAAGAAGTGAAAGCAAAAGctacataaataaattcaaatattttgaatttgcatAAATTGGAATCTGCCTTTTATAAGCTTTCGCAATGGATTGTAATTTGGAACTGCTATTGATGATATTAACATTCTTGCATGTGTCTGGGATTGTGCAACAAGAGAAGTTTTGGttcatctttttcattttactggTTAGTACTTAGTTGTATGGCAGATCTTCAgttcaaattttgtattttgagttgtttctgaaaatttaaaacctgATTTCCTCCATAAATTCTCTGATTTAAATAGAACTTAGTTGTATGGCGGATCTTTactctaaattttaaattttggattcCATGAGTGATTTAACTTCTTTATGTAACTTTATGGTCCTGTTGTGGAAGGATCTTGTATGCTTTGTCCTAACTTCTGCCAATGAACCTTTTGACAATGAAATCATCATTTACTCATAGTCATAATATTACTCAGAATCTTCTCTCTAATGCTAGGTGGCATTGAAAAGCTCATTATGATGGATACTTCATATGATATGCTGAAATTGTGTAAAGATGCTCAGCAGGATGCACATAATGATAACATTGAAACATGCTTCGTGGTTGGGGACGAAGAATTTTTGCCTCTAAAAGAAAGGTATGCATGtaggttttttgttttagctTTGGATTAGTGTGCTGCATGTTATTGTGGAGGAATTATATTCGCTTCTTACTTCTATTATTTGTGGATGGGAAGTTCGCTAGATTTGGCAATCAGTTGCTTGGGGCTTCATTGGACAAATGATCTCCCAGGGGCTATGATACAGGTACGCATATTTTTGTTACCAGATTAAGTGTTAATATCAAGTCTCAACTTTTCTATGCATCGATTGTCACCTAGTATTGACCTGAGTGAGTACGATGCATGGTACAGATGCAATACAAATGCTGTTGGAAGTTAAAACTCTATCATCAATGGAAGGTTAGGTGGACCAAATTCATTTGTCTTATATACAATAAACTAGAGAATGGATCTGGAGTTCACCACCATGCCAActataatcttttaattacTTACAAGcatatgttaaataatttaatcgcGGCTGTTAGTGGAATAAGATTATTATCTCCTATTGGCCTTCTGGAAAAACTACGAAGTTCTGCTCATAAAATAATACCAagcaattaataaatcaattaactTAAAAGATCACGTAATAGTAAATAGTGATTTCTGCATATGCTTTATGATGAAAGTAAAGCAGTAATTCTCCACAAGTTGATAAGAGTAGCACTCTTTTTCAATTATcctttttgatttgttttatattcttaGATTTTGATCTTGATTTCTTATGTAATAAGTTTGGCTAGTTTTTTTATACCTTGTACCTTCTAGTAATCGTACTATGTTGCAAAAATTCAAAGGTACCGCTATTGgcatattttctctttcttgtCGATATACAACTACTATCATTTTTCACTTCAcatattcttattttcttagTGCAAAATCTATGTACACGTCTATGACACATCTTCATGTTCTTTGAATTTATGACAGTGTAGATTGGCATTGAAGCCGGATGGCCTATTTTTAGGAGCTATTCTTGGTGGAGAAACCTTGAAGTTGTCTATCACtgttatttcaattaaatgaAGTTCGTGCTCTGAGACATGACTTATGTTACTGATTTTTCCAACTTGACTGTCGTGATGACCAGGGAACTGAGAATAGCTTGCACTGTTGCTCAAATGGAGCGTGAAGGAGGCATCAGTCCACGGGTATCACCTTTGGCACAGGTACTTTATGgtggcaaaatgaaaatgcccATAAGTTTGTTTAATTGAAATGTTAGCATCAGCTCAATGCACTACTTCAAAATTTGTATTGTTGGAATAATTCATCTGTTGGCACTGATGCCTATTATTAGCCCACAACTTATCATGGAggtttttgtttatattattattattattaattttttccatGGCAAAGATTATTGTTTATATCATTGATTTGTCTATTTGTCTATATCTACTGTGTTTCTTTGAGGGAATCATCTCTGGTCTTCTGCCAGCAACGTGttacctttttaattttattttcctgtttcCCGGGCATTAAATAGCACTTTGGCTTTTCTGCTTAGGTGCGTGATGCTGGTAATCTTTTGACCAGAGCAGGATTCACTCTTCCTAGTGTTGATGTTGATCAATACACTGTTAAATATAATAGCGGTAAGCATTGCCACTCTCAATTCTCTGCTTGTAAATTTTTCTTGCTATTTTCCATATATAACTGTTAGACCTATGAAAGCTTATGTTAGGCGCAAATATAAAGGGGCAGGGGCTGTTTAGTAATTTTAGGGGCAGGGGCAATTTAGTAACTTTACTATTAATTAGGGTTTAGCtataaataagagattatgGAGTCATTTATGTTCTATGTTGAGTTTTGTGTGGTATTAGGAACCATTAGGAGTTTTGGGAGAGATTGACCTACCTCTCGAATTGTAGGTCAGGAttgattgtttgtttcttttgatttaatcaataaaagtcaGCCCTAATTTAGCCCTAAGTCCTATCAATAACCTGTATTGAAGTTCAGATATCAGTCCTTGTGTGAAATATACGTGACATACGAAGTAGCATGCGTATAAATACGGTGTATTTATTTGCCtttctatttttgaaaataaaagaaaatacaaattttgatGGTTTTAGAGGAGGGGGTGGAGGTGTTGTTAGTATTGAATTTCTTACATATCTGTTATCTATGTTAAGACTGGTTAGTCATTTGCTTGTTCACCACCTTCTCTTCTTATTGCTCTGTTTGGTGTAGCACTGGAGCTGATAGAACATCTGCGTGCGATGGGTGAAACCAATGCTCTTCTACAAAGGAATAAAGTATGGTTTCTTTCATGGATAATGatgttcctttttcttctgaGATGACTATGAAGCTCTTTCCCCATTAGAGAATAATCACATGTTATAAAAGGACTCCAGCTTATTTATCAATTCTTATTTGGAAATTCATTGTGTTCATCAATGAATCAGATCCTAAATAGAGAAACAGCCCTTGCAACAGCCGCTATATATGATTCCATGTTTGCAGCAGAAGATAGCTCCATCCCTGCAACCTTCCAGGTGAACTTATTCAACTTCTTCCttcagaaaatatttttaattacataaaataatgcCCCTAACGTCAAAAAAATAACTGTAACTTCAATTTCTGCTTTATatggaaattaataaaattagttaatgAGAAAACATGTATGAATAAGCCAGGTATACCATATACCTTCCTGATTATTCAAGGAAGACATCAATTACTGAGCACATAAAAAACGTGTGCGAATTTTTGGCAGATTGAATTTGGCATATCAGAAGTTAGTATGAGTTGGTGTCTTGACAGTCTTAGGCCTCAATATCATAAATATTCAATCTGAGCTGTAGTGTAATGatgttttggaaaaagaaaatatctttaactttataataaatcGGTATATTTGATTTGCAGGTGATTTACATGACAGGATGGAGGGAACA encodes:
- the LOC102623554 gene encoding putative methyltransferase At1g22800, mitochondrial isoform X1; translated protein: MRAFGAFQRSSLLLRRRRANNEPYALVPSGSFCTDNGFETTSNGSSRVSIFDRHLKRKQRDRAAWLTRPNDSFVDAVAENLLDRLEDCRKTFPTALCLGGSMEAVRRLLRGRGGIEKLIMMDTSYDMLKLCKDAQQDAHNDNIETCFVVGDEEFLPLKESSLDLAISCLGLHWTNDLPGAMIQMQYKCCWKLKLYHQWKCRLALKPDGLFLGAILGGETLKELRIACTVAQMEREGGISPRVSPLAQVRDAGNLLTRAGFTLPSVDVDQYTVKYNSALELIEHLRAMGETNALLQRNKILNRETALATAAIYDSMFAAEDSSIPATFQVIYMTGWREHYSQPKPKRRGSATVSFKDIHKHFESENQSAQPS
- the LOC102623554 gene encoding putative methyltransferase At1g22800, mitochondrial isoform X2, with product MRAFGAFQRSSLLLRRRRANNEPYALVPSGSFCTDNGFETTSNGSSRVSIFDRHLKRKQRDRAAWLTRPNDSFVDAVAENLLDRLEDCRKTFPTALCLGGSMEAVRRLLRGRGGIEKLIMMDTSYDMLKLCKDAQQDAHNDNIETCFVVGDEEFLPLKESSLDLAISCLGLHWTNDLPGAMIQCRLALKPDGLFLGAILGGETLKELRIACTVAQMEREGGISPRVSPLAQVRDAGNLLTRAGFTLPSVDVDQYTVKYNSALELIEHLRAMGETNALLQRNKILNRETALATAAIYDSMFAAEDSSIPATFQVIYMTGWREHYSQPKPKRRGSATVSFKDIHKHFESENQSAQPS